A section of the Streptomyces sp. CG1 genome encodes:
- a CDS encoding ATP-dependent helicase gives MVSSAHRALDGFSPATRGWFTGAFSAPTAAQAGAWQAIGAGSDVLVVAPTGSGKTLAAFLAALDQLASTPPPADPRKRCRVLYVSPLKALAVDVERNLRSPLTGIRQESVRLGQPEPEVRVGIRSGDTPPAERRALSTRPPDILITTPESLFLMLTSATRDALTGVETVILDEVHAVAGTKRGAHLALSLERLDELLPKPARRIGLSATVRPVDEVARYLSPRRKVEIVQPESGKEFDLSVVVPVEDMGELGGSPVADAAEGAERPSIWPHVEERIADLVQSHRSTIVFANSRRLAERLCNRLNEIAYERATGETLEEHHSPAQLMGGSGAAQGAPPVIARAHHGSVSKEQRALVEEDLKAGRLPAVVATSSLELGIDMGAVDLVVQVESPPSVASGLQRVGRAGHQVGAVSTGVVFPKYRGDLVQAAVVTERMRSGSIESLKVPANPLDVLAQQLVAMTALDTWQFDDLLAAVRRAAPFASLPESAFTATLDMLAGRYPSDAFAELRPRVVWDRVTGEITGRPGAQRLAVTSGGTIPDRGLFGVFLAGSDPKKGGGRVGELDEEMVYESRVGDVFTLGTSSWRIEDITRDRVLVSPAPGVPGRLPFWKGDQLGRPLELGRAVGAFLREVGSLPKDDARPRLLAAGLDAWAADNVLSYLDEQREACGHVPDDRTIVVERFRDELGDWRVVVHSPFGAQVHAPWALALGARLSERYGMDAQVMHADDGIVLRLPDADLMGLDLLDQEPTKAGTEYDSEQAPVGAADVAFDKGEVDQIVTDQVGGSALFASRFRECAARALLLPRRNPGKRTPLWAQRQRAAQLLQVASEFGSFPIVLEAVRECLQDVFDVPGLVELMGDIESRRVRLVEVTTPEPSPFARSLLFGYVAQFLYEGDSPLAERRAAALSLDSRLLAELLGQAELRELLDAEVLTELERELQWLTEDRRVKDVEGVADVLRLLGPLTDVELVARGADPQWARELTGTRRAIKVRIAGADHWAAVEDAGRLRDALGTALPVGVPEAFTEPVKDPLGDLLARYARTHGPFTSATAAARFGLGVAVTEGALQRLAASGRVVQGEFHPAGIGQEWCDAGVLRRLRRRSLAALRHELEPVPPAALAQFLPQWQHIGKGHGLRGIDGLVRAVEQLQGASVPASALEKLVLPSRVANYTPSMLDELTSAGEVVWAGAGALPGKDGWVSLYLADAAPLLLPPPHPLELTALHQSVLDALSGGYGLFFRQIADQVRATTHPDATDPQLADALWDLAWSGRLTNDTLAPMRSLLGSGRTAGSTAHRAKRAVPRGRYGSLTAAARTASRTGPPTVAGRWSRLPAAEPDATVRAHALARTLLDRHGVVTRGAVAAEGIEGGFSAVYRVLSAFEESGQARRGYVVEGLGAAQFAMDGAVDRLRAVANARERGESLMASTRQDGFPALGFPPGSTESAFPSGSTEPNLPPGSKEAASPNGFSDAAFPDGFGASDGTPHDHALPGAFYGGDGGFAHPGLDGDFTWPPADPPPTPGDYVSPRDLADPFTSPGYGGPRGVGTGGYGAPAHRGYGSGRTGTPTPDPRAVVLAAADPANAYGAALSWPEPPTGAGHKPGRKAGSLVVLVEGELTLYMERGGKTLLAWPVTADTAAPDDPRLSAAADALAAAARAGSLGTVTVERINGAQALTSPIGTLLEAAGFVATPRGLRLRA, from the coding sequence ATGGTCAGCTCCGCACACCGAGCCCTCGATGGCTTCTCACCCGCGACCCGCGGCTGGTTCACGGGGGCGTTCTCCGCGCCCACCGCGGCCCAGGCCGGCGCGTGGCAGGCCATCGGCGCGGGCTCGGACGTGCTGGTGGTGGCCCCGACCGGCTCGGGCAAAACGCTGGCCGCGTTCCTCGCCGCCCTGGACCAGCTCGCCTCGACCCCGCCCCCGGCCGACCCGAGGAAACGCTGCCGGGTGCTGTACGTGTCCCCGCTGAAGGCCCTCGCGGTCGACGTCGAGCGGAATCTGCGCAGCCCGCTGACCGGTATCCGCCAGGAGTCGGTGCGCCTGGGCCAGCCCGAGCCCGAGGTCAGGGTCGGTATCCGCTCCGGCGACACCCCGCCGGCCGAGCGGCGCGCCCTGTCCACCCGCCCGCCGGACATCCTGATCACCACCCCCGAGTCGCTGTTCCTGATGCTGACCTCGGCCACGCGCGACGCACTGACGGGCGTGGAGACGGTGATCCTGGACGAGGTGCACGCGGTCGCGGGCACCAAGCGCGGTGCCCATCTCGCGCTCTCCCTGGAGCGGCTCGACGAGCTGCTGCCGAAGCCGGCCCGCCGGATCGGCCTGTCGGCCACCGTCCGCCCGGTGGACGAGGTGGCCCGGTATCTCTCGCCACGCCGCAAGGTGGAGATCGTCCAGCCGGAGTCGGGCAAGGAGTTCGATCTGTCCGTGGTCGTCCCGGTCGAGGACATGGGCGAGCTGGGCGGCTCCCCGGTGGCGGACGCGGCCGAGGGCGCGGAGCGGCCGTCGATCTGGCCGCATGTGGAGGAGCGGATCGCCGACCTGGTCCAGTCCCACCGCTCCACGATCGTTTTCGCCAACTCACGGCGCCTGGCCGAGCGCCTGTGCAACCGGCTCAACGAGATCGCGTACGAGCGGGCGACAGGCGAGACGCTGGAGGAGCATCACTCCCCGGCCCAGCTGATGGGTGGCTCGGGCGCGGCCCAGGGCGCACCCCCGGTGATCGCCCGCGCGCACCACGGCTCGGTCTCCAAGGAGCAGCGCGCCCTGGTCGAGGAGGACCTGAAGGCGGGCCGGCTGCCCGCCGTGGTCGCCACGTCCAGCCTGGAGCTGGGCATCGACATGGGCGCCGTCGACCTGGTCGTGCAGGTCGAGTCCCCGCCGTCCGTCGCCTCCGGGCTCCAGCGCGTCGGCCGCGCGGGACACCAGGTGGGCGCCGTCTCCACCGGAGTGGTCTTCCCCAAGTACCGGGGCGACCTGGTCCAGGCGGCCGTGGTCACCGAGCGGATGCGCTCGGGCTCGATCGAGTCCCTGAAGGTGCCCGCGAACCCGCTGGATGTACTCGCGCAGCAGCTGGTCGCCATGACGGCGCTGGACACCTGGCAGTTCGACGACCTGCTCGCCGCGGTCCGCCGCGCGGCGCCCTTCGCCTCGCTGCCCGAGTCGGCGTTCACGGCGACCCTCGACATGCTCGCGGGCCGGTATCCGTCCGACGCGTTCGCGGAGCTGCGCCCGCGCGTGGTGTGGGACCGCGTGACCGGGGAGATCACCGGCCGGCCGGGCGCCCAGCGCCTCGCCGTCACCTCGGGCGGCACGATCCCCGACCGCGGGCTGTTCGGGGTCTTCCTCGCCGGTTCCGACCCCAAGAAGGGCGGCGGCCGGGTCGGCGAGCTGGACGAGGAGATGGTCTACGAGTCCCGGGTGGGCGACGTCTTCACGCTGGGCACGAGTTCCTGGCGCATCGAGGACATCACCCGCGACCGCGTCCTGGTCTCCCCCGCGCCCGGCGTGCCGGGCCGGCTGCCGTTCTGGAAGGGCGACCAGCTGGGGCGCCCGCTCGAACTGGGCCGCGCGGTGGGCGCGTTCCTGCGCGAGGTCGGCTCGCTGCCCAAGGACGACGCCCGGCCGCGTCTGCTGGCGGCGGGCCTGGACGCCTGGGCGGCGGACAACGTGCTGTCGTACCTGGACGAGCAGCGCGAGGCCTGCGGCCATGTCCCGGACGACCGCACGATCGTCGTGGAGCGCTTCCGCGACGAGCTGGGCGACTGGCGGGTCGTCGTGCACTCCCCCTTCGGCGCCCAGGTGCATGCCCCCTGGGCCCTCGCGCTCGGTGCCCGTCTGTCCGAGCGATACGGCATGGACGCGCAGGTCATGCACGCCGACGACGGCATCGTGCTGCGCCTGCCCGACGCCGACCTGATGGGCCTGGACCTGCTCGACCAGGAACCGACGAAGGCCGGCACGGAGTACGACAGCGAGCAGGCGCCCGTCGGTGCGGCGGACGTCGCCTTCGACAAGGGTGAGGTCGACCAGATCGTCACCGACCAGGTCGGCGGCTCGGCCCTGTTCGCCTCCCGGTTCCGCGAGTGCGCCGCCCGTGCGCTGCTGCTGCCGCGCCGCAATCCCGGCAAGCGCACCCCGCTGTGGGCGCAGCGTCAGCGAGCGGCCCAACTGCTCCAGGTGGCGAGCGAGTTCGGCTCGTTCCCGATCGTGCTGGAGGCGGTCCGCGAATGTCTCCAGGACGTCTTCGACGTTCCCGGGCTCGTCGAGCTGATGGGCGACATCGAGTCCCGCAGGGTGCGCCTGGTCGAGGTCACCACCCCGGAGCCGTCCCCGTTCGCCCGCTCGCTCCTGTTCGGATACGTCGCCCAGTTCCTGTACGAGGGCGACTCCCCGCTCGCCGAGCGACGCGCCGCCGCGCTGTCCCTGGACTCCCGGCTGCTGGCCGAGCTGCTGGGCCAGGCGGAGCTGCGCGAGCTGCTCGACGCCGAGGTGCTGACCGAGCTGGAGCGCGAGCTTCAGTGGCTCACCGAGGATCGGCGGGTCAAGGATGTGGAAGGCGTGGCCGATGTGCTGCGGCTGCTCGGCCCCTTGACGGACGTCGAGTTGGTCGCGCGGGGCGCGGATCCGCAGTGGGCGCGCGAGCTGACCGGGACTCGCCGGGCGATCAAGGTCCGGATCGCCGGCGCCGACCACTGGGCGGCGGTCGAGGACGCGGGCCGGCTGCGCGACGCGCTCGGCACGGCCCTGCCGGTCGGCGTTCCCGAGGCCTTCACGGAGCCGGTGAAGGACCCTCTGGGCGACCTCCTCGCCCGGTACGCCCGTACGCACGGCCCGTTCACGTCGGCCACGGCGGCCGCCCGCTTCGGCCTGGGCGTGGCGGTCACCGAGGGCGCCCTGCAGCGGCTCGCCGCGAGCGGCCGGGTCGTCCAGGGCGAGTTCCACCCGGCGGGTATCGGCCAGGAATGGTGCGACGCGGGCGTACTGCGCCGTCTGCGCCGCCGCTCCCTGGCAGCCCTGCGCCACGAGCTGGAGCCCGTGCCGCCGGCCGCGCTCGCCCAGTTCCTGCCGCAGTGGCAGCACATCGGCAAGGGGCACGGTCTGCGCGGCATCGACGGACTGGTGCGCGCCGTCGAGCAGTTGCAGGGCGCCTCCGTGCCGGCCTCCGCACTGGAGAAGCTGGTCCTGCCCTCCCGCGTGGCGAACTACACGCCGTCGATGCTCGACGAGCTGACCTCCGCCGGCGAGGTGGTGTGGGCGGGCGCGGGCGCGCTGCCCGGCAAGGACGGCTGGGTCTCCCTCTATCTGGCCGACGCGGCCCCCCTGTTGCTTCCGCCGCCCCACCCCCTGGAGCTGACCGCGCTCCACCAGTCCGTCCTGGACGCGCTCTCCGGCGGCTACGGCCTGTTCTTCCGCCAGATCGCCGACCAGGTCCGTGCCACCACGCACCCTGACGCCACCGACCCCCAACTGGCCGACGCGCTCTGGGACCTGGCCTGGTCGGGTCGGCTCACCAACGACACCCTCGCCCCGATGCGCTCGCTCCTGGGTTCCGGCCGTACGGCGGGTTCCACGGCCCACCGCGCCAAGCGCGCCGTCCCGCGCGGGCGCTACGGCTCCCTGACGGCGGCGGCCCGCACCGCGTCCCGTACCGGTCCGCCGACGGTCGCCGGCCGCTGGTCCAGGCTCCCCGCGGCCGAACCGGACGCCACTGTGCGCGCCCACGCGCTGGCCCGCACCCTCCTGGACCGGCACGGCGTGGTCACCCGCGGGGCGGTCGCCGCGGAGGGGATCGAGGGCGGCTTCTCGGCGGTGTACCGGGTGCTGTCCGCGTTCGAGGAGAGCGGTCAGGCGCGGCGCGGCTATGTGGTCGAGGGCCTGGGCGCGGCCCAGTTCGCCATGGACGGTGCGGTGGACCGGCTCCGCGCGGTGGCCAACGCCCGCGAACGCGGCGAGAGCCTGATGGCCTCGACCCGCCAGGACGGCTTCCCCGCCCTGGGCTTCCCGCCCGGCTCCACGGAATCGGCCTTCCCTTCCGGCTCCACCGAACCGAATCTCCCGCCCGGCTCCAAAGAAGCGGCCTCCCCCAACGGCTTCAGCGATGCGGCCTTCCCGGACGGCTTCGGCGCGTCCGACGGCACACCGCACGACCACGCACTCCCCGGCGCCTTCTACGGAGGCGACGGCGGATTCGCGCACCCCGGTCTCGACGGAGACTTCACCTGGCCCCCGGCGGACCCCCCGCCCACCCCCGGCGACTATGTCTCGCCCCGCGACCTCGCGGACCCCTTCACCTCCCCCGGCTACGGCGGCCCCCGAGGAGTCGGCACCGGCGGCTACGGCGCACCGGCTCACCGGGGGTACGGCAGTGGTCGTACGGGCACGCCCACGCCCGACCCCCGTGCCGTGGTCCTCGCCGCGGCCGACCCCGCCAACGCCTACGGCGCGGCCCTCTCCTGGCCCGAGCCACCGACCGGTGCCGGGCACAAGCCGGGCCGTAAGGCGGGCTCACTGGTCGTCCTGGTGGAGGGCGAGCTGACGCTGTACATGGAGCGCGGCGGCAAGACCCTGCTGGCCTGGCCCGTCACCGCGGACACCGCGGCCCCGGACGATCCTCGCCTCTCGGCGGCCGCCGATGCCCTGGCCGCGGCCGCCCGCGCGGGCTCCCTCGGCACGGTCACGGTCGAGCGGATCAACGGCGCCCAGGCCCTGACCTCGCCCATAGGCACCCTCCTGGAAGCCGCGGGATTCGTGGCCACGCCACGCGGCCTGCGTCTGAGAGCGTGA